GATACATATTCAAAAAAACATACCAATTTCTGCCGGGTTAGCCGGTGGAAGTACAGATGCAGCAGCAGTATTAAAAGGTTTAAATAAGATGTTTGATTTAAATCTTAGTATTGAAGAACTTATGAAGATAGGTCAAGAAATTGGTGCTGATGTTCCATTCTGCTTAGTTAGAGGAACAGCTTTATGCGAGGGTATTGGCGAAAAAGTGAGCGTACTTCCTTCATGTCCTCAAATGAACATACTTATTGCAAAACCAGAGGTCTATGTTTCTACTCAAGCAGTATATGAAGCATTAGATCTTTCTAAAATAAAGAAAAGACCTGATACAGAAGCTATGTTAAATGCAATAAATGATGGGAATATTAGATTAATTGCAAAGAATCTATGCAATGTGTTAGAAACAGTCACTATAAATCAACATCCTATTATAAATAAAGTAAAAGATATAATGAGAAATAACAATGCATTAGGCGTTTTAATGACAGGGAGCGGGCCTGCGGTCTTTGGTATTTTCAACAATAAATACGATGCAATAACTACATCAGAAAGACTAAAGGTATTTATTAAAGAAACTATATTGACAACAACTACTAATGGGGTTGAATATTATGAATGAAAAAAATGATTCACAATTTTTTATAATAGATAACTATAAACCATTAAGAGATATTGTTTTTGAAAAATTAAGAGATATGATTGTTTCAGGTGATTTAAAACCTGGAGAGAGACTTATGGAAATAAAACTTGCTGATTTATTAGGAGTTTCGCGAACCCCTATAAGAGAAGCAATTAGAAAATTAGAATTAGAAGGTTTGGTTATAATGCTTCCAAGGAAGGGAGCTTATGTTGCAGGCATCTCTGAAAAAGAGATTATGGATGTTTTAGAACTTAGAGCTGTTCTCGATAAATTAGCTGCATCTTTAGCAGCTCAGAGAATGAGCAAAAATGAAAAAGAACAAATGATTGAGATATTACATTCATTTGAAAAAAACTTTAAAGTAGGAAATATAGAAGGATTAATTAATGATGATATAAGGTTACATGATGTTATATATGCTGGTTCAAAAAATGAAAAG
This window of the Caldicellulosiruptoraceae bacterium PP1 genome carries:
- a CDS encoding GntR family transcriptional regulator; translated protein: MNEKNDSQFFIIDNYKPLRDIVFEKLRDMIVSGDLKPGERLMEIKLADLLGVSRTPIREAIRKLELEGLVIMLPRKGAYVAGISEKEIMDVLELRAVLDKLAASLAAQRMSKNEKEQMIEILHSFEKNFKVGNIEGLINDDIRLHDVIYAGSKNEKLQQIINNLREQIMRFRIIYLKEIFLKSEDILKEHQEIVSAIISGNCKEAELIAERHIKNQERELINSLKKRG
- the ispE gene encoding 4-(cytidine 5'-diphospho)-2-C-methyl-D-erythritol kinase, which encodes MKLKAYAKINLTLDVLTKREDNYHEIKTIMQTVDLYDIIDIEETDTDEIVVTTSNDSIPTDNKNHAYIAASTLKERFNIKKGVKIHIQKNIPISAGLAGGSTDAAAVLKGLNKMFDLNLSIEELMKIGQEIGADVPFCLVRGTALCEGIGEKVSVLPSCPQMNILIAKPEVYVSTQAVYEALDLSKIKKRPDTEAMLNAINDGNIRLIAKNLCNVLETVTINQHPIINKVKDIMRNNNALGVLMTGSGPAVFGIFNNKYDAITTSERLKVFIKETILTTTTNGVEYYE